The Equus quagga isolate Etosha38 chromosome 10, UCLA_HA_Equagga_1.0, whole genome shotgun sequence genome includes a region encoding these proteins:
- the NDUFB11 gene encoding NADH dehydrogenase [ubiquinone] 1 beta subcomplex subunit 11, mitochondrial, with product MAAGLLGLCTRRLLAAAATRGIPAARVRWESSSSRAVIAPSAVVGKRGPEPTTRWQEDPDTEDENLYEKNPDSHGYDKDPAVDLWNMRVVFFFGFSIVLVLGSTFVAYLPDYRMREWARREAERLVKYREANGLPLMESNCFDPSKIELPEDED from the exons ATGGCGGCCGGGctgttaggtttgtgcactcgcCGCCTTTTGGCAGCAGCGGCGACGCGAGGGATCCCGGCTGCCCGTGTTCGCTGGGAATCCAGCTCCTCCCGGGCTGTGATCGCCCCGTCCGCTGTGGTGGGGAAGCGGGGGCCAGAACCGACTACACGCTGGCAGGAAGACCCAGATACCGAGGACGAAAACCTCTATGAGAAG AACCCAGACTCCCACGGTTATGACAAGGACCCTGCTGTGGACCTCTGGAACATGCGAGTTGTCTTCTTCTTTGGCTTCTCCATCGTCTTGGTCCTTGGAAGCACCTTTGTGGCTTATCTGCCCGACTACAG GATGCGCGAGTGGGCCCGCCGGGAAGCTGAGAGGCTTGTGAAATACCGAGAGGCCAATGGCCTCCCCCTCATGGAATCCAACTGCTTTGACCCCAGCAAGATTGAGCTGCCGGAGGATGAGGACTGA